Proteins found in one Pontibacter sp. SGAir0037 genomic segment:
- a CDS encoding RagB/SusD family nutrient uptake outer membrane protein, producing MKKKFTIYMLAVSIGAASFISSCTDIEEEVFSEVLSTSFQPTERDIPVIIAPVYASFRSLMMGWQGYLDLQEESADAIITPARPNGWYDGGTYLRMHQHVWTPLQWQPTNVWNSAYTSITSANRVLSQIEEGTLAIQSGKESLVAELKAARALAYYLLLDNHGRVPIVTNYKDTSLPKQSTRQELYDFVVKELTDAMPLLSDDPANTYGQLNKWGVKVLLAKIYLNAGVYTGTPQWEKCIQECNDIISSNKYMLDANYADVFSWTNHNSKEIIFAVPYDEIYGTQNQVHMKTLDPLSRFVYNMQAGPWGGNCAVPQFIDTYDPLDSRLTDTWIQGPQYHATTGAEVINYTKHVPSMAATQSNHGYRIGKYKIKPNATGALDNDYPMFRYADVLMMKAESLLRTGKAGEAAELVTQVRQRAFKTNPAKAVVTGAELMEGSRYNYGYQAEDGSITEQQGGADIQYGRFLDELGWEFAAEAHRRQDIIRFGVFRTKKWFNHRPHNEAQHKTLFPIPDAEINKNPNLTQNTSY from the coding sequence ATGAAAAAGAAATTCACCATATACATGCTCGCAGTCTCTATAGGGGCAGCAAGCTTTATCAGTTCCTGTACAGATATTGAGGAAGAAGTTTTTTCTGAAGTCCTGTCTACCAGCTTTCAGCCTACCGAACGAGATATTCCGGTAATTATAGCGCCTGTTTATGCCTCCTTCAGAAGCTTAATGATGGGCTGGCAGGGCTACCTGGATTTGCAGGAAGAGTCTGCAGATGCTATTATAACGCCTGCCCGACCAAACGGCTGGTATGATGGGGGAACTTACCTGCGTATGCACCAGCATGTCTGGACGCCGCTGCAGTGGCAGCCTACCAACGTCTGGAACAGTGCTTATACGAGTATAACATCCGCCAATAGAGTGCTGTCTCAGATTGAAGAAGGCACTCTAGCCATACAAAGTGGAAAAGAGAGTTTAGTAGCTGAGTTAAAAGCAGCAAGGGCACTGGCTTACTACCTTTTATTAGACAACCATGGCAGAGTACCTATTGTAACAAATTATAAGGATACCAGCCTTCCAAAGCAGAGTACCAGGCAGGAGTTGTACGATTTTGTAGTTAAGGAACTTACCGATGCCATGCCGTTGCTGAGCGATGATCCTGCAAATACTTATGGGCAGTTGAACAAGTGGGGAGTGAAGGTGCTGCTGGCGAAAATATATCTGAATGCGGGCGTTTACACAGGTACTCCGCAATGGGAGAAATGTATACAGGAATGCAATGATATTATCAGCAGCAATAAGTATATGCTGGATGCAAATTACGCTGATGTGTTTTCCTGGACGAACCACAACTCCAAAGAAATCATTTTTGCAGTGCCCTACGATGAAATTTATGGTACCCAAAACCAGGTACACATGAAAACCCTGGACCCGCTCAGCCGGTTTGTCTATAACATGCAGGCAGGGCCTTGGGGCGGCAATTGCGCTGTTCCACAATTTATTGATACGTATGATCCGCTGGACAGCCGATTAACAGATACCTGGATACAGGGGCCACAGTATCACGCCACCACAGGAGCTGAAGTGATTAACTATACGAAGCATGTGCCAAGCATGGCAGCCACACAATCTAATCATGGGTACCGCATAGGCAAGTATAAAATTAAACCAAATGCCACTGGGGCTCTTGATAATGATTACCCAATGTTTCGTTATGCCGATGTCTTGATGATGAAAGCAGAAAGCCTGTTGCGTACAGGAAAGGCCGGTGAAGCTGCGGAGTTGGTAACACAGGTGCGGCAGCGTGCCTTTAAAACTAATCCAGCTAAAGCGGTAGTTACGGGAGCCGAATTGATGGAAGGTAGCCGTTACAACTATGGATATCAGGCCGAAGACGGCTCTATTACAGAGCAACAAGGCGGTGCAGACATTCAGTATGGCAGATTCTTAGATGAGCTTGGCTGGGAATTTGCAGCAGAAGCGCACCGCCGCCAGGATATAATCCGTTTTGGAGTATTTCGAACGAAGAAGTGGTTTAATCACAGGCCGCATAACGAAGCCCAGCACAAAACACTTTTCCCGATTCCTGATGCAGAAATCAATAAGAATCCGAATTTAACACAGAATACCAGCTATTGA
- a CDS encoding sugar MFS transporter, whose product MSLKLWYQVDKKATDMVVNSITANPPFDAPDKKLFWACFVALVTTSFGFILRALTLPQWGEEFNLTNTQIGEIAGVGLWPFAISIVLFSLIIDRIGYKNSMVFAFACHLASAVLTFFATGYWSLYIATFIMALGNGTVEAVTNPVVATMFPREKSRWLNMLHAGWPSGLVLGGLLALMLGAETSWKLKMILILLPTILYAILMFPRRFPLNERVKAGVSYMEMLKEVGVGGALIVTALIVFQLGAILEWSTTANVAITLAIVLVFGLLVRSIGQPIFIFLNLLMIPLAVTELGTDSWISDLMAPEMHHIGIQAGWILVYTSAIMAVLRLFAGSIIHRISPLGLLAVCSAVTCVGLLLLSVSSGVMVLAAATVFALGKTFFWPTILGVVAERFPKGGALTLNITGGVGMIAAGVIGAVILGFAQDKTIDNKLSAYDTTNNTMLHSTYATEEKSSIFGTYKAVDNALLAEAAAEEQQLVQSIQDVARKEALQVVAIFPVIMFAGFIFLMLYYKSRGGYKVVVLQDKEAVAAK is encoded by the coding sequence TTGTCCTTGAAATTATGGTATCAGGTAGATAAAAAAGCAACAGATATGGTAGTTAATAGCATTACAGCAAACCCACCTTTTGATGCCCCGGATAAAAAATTGTTCTGGGCCTGTTTCGTGGCATTGGTGACCACCTCTTTCGGATTTATATTAAGAGCGCTCACATTACCGCAATGGGGTGAAGAATTTAACCTGACAAATACACAGATCGGAGAAATAGCTGGTGTGGGACTCTGGCCTTTTGCCATCAGTATTGTCTTGTTTAGCCTGATTATTGATCGTATAGGGTATAAGAATTCAATGGTGTTTGCCTTTGCCTGCCATTTGGCATCAGCCGTCCTTACCTTTTTTGCCACAGGGTATTGGTCACTTTACATTGCTACTTTTATTATGGCCTTAGGCAACGGAACGGTTGAGGCTGTAACCAATCCGGTTGTAGCCACCATGTTTCCACGGGAAAAAAGCAGGTGGCTGAATATGCTACATGCAGGATGGCCTTCTGGTTTAGTGCTTGGCGGACTTTTAGCTTTAATGCTGGGAGCTGAAACCAGTTGGAAGCTGAAAATGATCCTGATTTTGTTACCCACGATACTTTACGCTATCCTCATGTTCCCACGTCGCTTTCCATTAAATGAGCGGGTAAAGGCAGGAGTATCCTATATGGAAATGCTAAAAGAGGTAGGTGTTGGAGGTGCACTCATTGTTACAGCACTCATTGTATTTCAGTTAGGCGCAATATTAGAGTGGTCTACTACCGCTAATGTAGCAATAACACTGGCTATTGTGCTAGTGTTTGGCTTGCTTGTCCGAAGTATAGGACAGCCGATATTCATCTTCCTGAACCTGCTGATGATTCCGCTGGCGGTGACGGAGCTTGGTACAGACAGCTGGATATCTGATTTAATGGCACCTGAAATGCATCACATTGGTATACAGGCTGGCTGGATACTGGTGTATACCTCTGCCATCATGGCGGTACTTCGGTTATTTGCCGGTTCTATTATTCACAGAATCTCCCCTCTGGGTCTGTTAGCTGTATGCTCTGCAGTTACATGTGTGGGTTTGCTTCTCCTTTCTGTTTCTAGTGGTGTGATGGTACTGGCTGCTGCCACCGTTTTTGCTTTAGGTAAAACATTCTTCTGGCCAACTATTTTGGGGGTTGTAGCAGAGCGTTTTCCCAAAGGGGGAGCTCTCACATTAAATATAACAGGGGGGGTAGGTATGATAGCAGCAGGTGTTATAGGGGCTGTAATTCTTGGTTTTGCTCAGGATAAGACCATTGATAACAAGCTCAGCGCTTATGATACAACCAATAATACCATGTTGCATAGTACATATGCCACAGAAGAGAAGTCCAGTATTTTTGGGACTTATAAAGCAGTCGATAATGCGCTTCTAGCAGAAGCAGCGGCTGAAGAACAGCAGTTAGTACAATCTATACAGGATGTAGCCCGGAAAGAGGCGCTCCAGGTTGTGGCTATATTCCCCGTAATTATGTTTGCCGGATTTATCTTTTTAATGTTATACTACAAGTCAAGAGGTGGTTATAAGGTTGTGGTGCTACAGGATAAAGAAGCTGTTGCGGCTAAGTAA
- a CDS encoding sugar phosphate isomerase/epimerase: protein MSLQVKFGVSTWLWTSPFNTETLSLFPKIREMGYEAVEIPVEDPALVDTAKVKEALLRNNLAPIICGAFGTSRDLTSDNLALQQVSFEYIESCLDICEKVGADFFAGPMYSAVGKARLVSSEQKKVEWGRAVTNLQKVCGMAEVRGLKIALEPLNRFESDLINTAEDVMQLVGDINHPAANVLLDGFHMNIEEPDIERAIKLAGDKLIHVQVSENYRGTPGTGQTRWDAYMRGLTAIGYQGAISIESFTPEVKELAGAVCIWRPLVPSQDGFAREGLQFLKQWAGQGAAEETPVQEDSSVSQN, encoded by the coding sequence ATGAGTTTACAAGTAAAATTCGGTGTTAGTACCTGGTTATGGACCTCCCCCTTCAATACTGAAACCTTGAGTTTGTTTCCTAAAATAAGAGAAATGGGCTATGAGGCAGTTGAAATACCCGTTGAAGACCCGGCTTTAGTGGATACAGCAAAAGTAAAGGAAGCTTTATTACGAAATAACCTGGCGCCTATCATCTGTGGTGCTTTCGGGACCAGCCGCGACCTGACCAGTGATAACCTTGCTTTACAGCAGGTAAGCTTCGAGTACATTGAGTCGTGCCTGGACATTTGCGAAAAGGTAGGTGCAGACTTTTTTGCAGGTCCTATGTATTCGGCTGTTGGTAAGGCACGGTTAGTATCGTCTGAACAAAAGAAAGTAGAGTGGGGCCGGGCAGTTACCAATTTGCAGAAAGTATGTGGCATGGCTGAAGTTCGTGGGTTGAAGATTGCCCTGGAGCCTCTTAACCGCTTTGAGTCAGATTTAATAAACACGGCAGAGGATGTGATGCAGTTGGTGGGGGATATCAACCATCCTGCTGCCAATGTTTTGCTGGATGGCTTTCACATGAACATAGAGGAACCTGACATTGAGCGTGCTATAAAGTTGGCGGGGGATAAACTGATACATGTGCAGGTATCGGAAAATTATAGAGGAACCCCCGGCACAGGACAAACCAGGTGGGATGCCTATATGCGCGGGCTTACCGCAATAGGATATCAAGGAGCCATCTCCATAGAGAGTTTTACGCCAGAAGTAAAAGAGCTGGCTGGTGCAGTTTGTATATGGCGACCGCTCGTTCCAAGCCAGGATGGGTTTGCCAGAGAAGGCTTACAGTTTCTGAAGCAATGGGCGGGACAGGGTGCTGCGGAAGAAACCCCTGTACAGGAAGATTCTTCTGTAAGCCAGAATTAA
- a CDS encoding SusC/RagA family TonB-linked outer membrane protein has protein sequence MKWKFSKRKTAMAGYMLFSIITCLPAGRVNAETLDIQAAAQADVTVTGVVTSSEDNSPLPGVSVSLKGGTVGTTTNVEGRYTISVPEGGTLLFRYVGYLMQEVAVGSRSQLNVSLALDQKQLDEVVVIGYGVQRKGDVTSSVASVKQEDFIQGAVRDAAQLVQGKVAGLRITTPSGDPTASTQINLRGVNSINGAANALVLIDGIPGDLNTVAPEDIESVDVLKDGSAAAIYGTRATGGVILITTRKNKGEGRNTVEYNNYVNIQTIARRPELLTGDDYRRLMEEEGIAYTDYGGNTDWLAEIMQRPVSHNHNLTFFGGNSTTNFTGSLNYRNWEGIFLRSGQERFTARAEVNHAMFEDKLRTNFQIINRITSAAQGGAGGYAYRQAIIRNPTDRVRNEAGGWQQRDGYFYENPVSLINEAHNENVVKEMRMNGAVDYAPIKDLNIRMLVSHNESSSLYGGYTTFNHTDTWLNNRNSNASRSTTASRQNLLELTTSYSESFDKHHVSVLGGYSWQDDTYEDFNASNWDFPTDAYGWNNLGVGQALQRGQAGMGSYKSKQQLAGFFGRVTYNWDDRFLLLASIRREGSSTFGDNYQWGNFPAISAGWRISNEPFMKGIEAISDIKLRAGYGVTGTIAGAPYASQISYNFTQANGAYIGGRWVRGFVPARNFNPDLRWERKEEYNVGVDFGFFGNRLSGSVDMYRRNIKDLLFNFQVPIPPYLVSNLMINAGTLQNEGVEVLVNYTPVQKEHFEWSTNITYSATRNKLVTLSNDQFEATNDYFNAGGTGEPIQDYTHRVVVGGPVGQFFVWKTVGVDENGGWLVENRNGETIPIKDAKPEDRQFYGNGIPKHILGWNHAIRYKNFDLGITMRGAFGHDILNFQRMFYENPKNPAYNMLSTAYDPVYGQRLNNDLVYVSHYIEKGDYLKIDNVTFGYTLPSNLISFVRNARVYVSGLNLITITGYKGVDPEGVSYNGFAPGNDERDKYPTTRTYTAGLSISF, from the coding sequence ATGAAATGGAAATTCAGTAAAAGAAAAACTGCAATGGCAGGCTATATGCTTTTTAGTATTATAACCTGCCTCCCTGCCGGGCGTGTAAATGCAGAAACATTGGATATACAAGCTGCTGCGCAGGCCGATGTAACAGTTACAGGGGTTGTTACTTCATCAGAGGATAATAGTCCTTTGCCAGGGGTATCTGTATCGCTTAAAGGAGGAACTGTTGGTACAACAACAAATGTAGAAGGTCGCTATACCATTTCTGTTCCGGAAGGTGGTACACTACTGTTCAGGTACGTAGGTTACCTAATGCAGGAGGTTGCCGTGGGTAGCCGTTCTCAACTGAATGTATCCTTGGCTTTGGATCAGAAACAGTTAGATGAGGTGGTCGTTATAGGCTATGGTGTGCAGCGTAAAGGTGATGTAACGAGTTCTGTAGCGAGTGTAAAGCAAGAAGATTTTATACAAGGTGCTGTTCGTGATGCGGCGCAGTTGGTTCAAGGCAAAGTGGCTGGTTTACGCATTACTACTCCCAGTGGAGACCCAACAGCCAGTACGCAAATAAACCTGAGAGGAGTTAATTCTATCAATGGAGCGGCTAATGCACTGGTCTTGATTGATGGTATACCCGGCGACCTGAATACAGTAGCACCTGAAGACATTGAGTCAGTTGATGTACTGAAAGACGGATCGGCTGCTGCCATTTACGGAACGCGTGCCACAGGAGGAGTAATACTTATTACCACGAGAAAGAACAAAGGTGAGGGCCGTAATACAGTTGAATACAATAACTATGTAAATATACAGACCATTGCCCGTAGACCGGAACTGCTGACCGGGGATGACTATCGCAGATTAATGGAGGAAGAGGGGATTGCTTATACAGATTATGGCGGGAATACCGATTGGTTAGCAGAAATAATGCAAAGACCTGTAAGCCATAACCATAACCTTACTTTTTTTGGTGGCAACTCCACAACAAACTTCACTGGTTCTTTAAACTATCGTAACTGGGAAGGTATATTCTTGCGCTCAGGACAGGAGCGTTTTACAGCCAGGGCTGAAGTAAATCATGCTATGTTTGAAGATAAACTGCGCACAAACTTTCAGATCATTAACCGGATTACTTCTGCTGCACAGGGTGGAGCTGGCGGGTACGCTTACAGGCAGGCAATCATTCGAAACCCAACTGACCGTGTAAGAAACGAGGCGGGTGGCTGGCAACAGCGAGACGGCTACTTTTATGAAAACCCAGTGTCACTTATAAACGAAGCTCATAATGAGAATGTAGTTAAGGAAATGCGGATGAATGGTGCAGTTGATTACGCTCCTATAAAAGACCTGAACATACGCATGCTGGTGTCTCACAATGAGAGTAGTTCGTTGTATGGTGGATATACCACCTTTAACCATACCGATACCTGGCTCAACAATCGGAACTCCAATGCCTCGAGAAGTACTACAGCAAGTCGTCAGAACTTACTGGAGCTCACCACGAGCTACTCCGAATCGTTTGATAAACACCATGTATCAGTGCTGGGTGGCTATAGCTGGCAGGATGATACCTATGAAGACTTTAATGCCAGTAACTGGGATTTTCCTACTGATGCCTATGGATGGAACAACCTGGGGGTAGGCCAGGCACTGCAACGTGGTCAGGCTGGTATGGGAAGTTATAAATCGAAGCAACAGCTGGCTGGCTTCTTTGGAAGGGTAACTTATAACTGGGACGATAGATTTCTGTTACTGGCCAGTATCCGCAGGGAAGGCTCTTCTACCTTCGGAGACAATTACCAATGGGGTAACTTTCCGGCTATTTCAGCAGGGTGGCGTATCAGCAACGAACCATTTATGAAAGGCATCGAGGCCATTTCAGACATAAAGCTAAGAGCGGGCTATGGTGTGACCGGTACAATAGCTGGCGCTCCGTATGCATCTCAAATTAGCTACAACTTTACGCAGGCCAACGGTGCTTATATCGGAGGTAGGTGGGTTAGAGGCTTTGTGCCAGCACGAAACTTTAACCCGGACCTCCGTTGGGAAAGAAAAGAAGAATATAACGTGGGGGTAGATTTCGGCTTCTTCGGAAACAGATTAAGCGGATCGGTGGATATGTACCGTCGGAATATCAAGGATTTGCTGTTTAACTTCCAGGTTCCCATTCCTCCTTACTTAGTTTCTAATTTAATGATTAATGCAGGAACATTACAGAATGAAGGAGTAGAAGTATTAGTGAATTATACACCCGTTCAAAAAGAACACTTTGAATGGAGTACAAATATAACTTATTCTGCTACCCGTAATAAACTGGTTACACTTTCTAACGACCAGTTCGAAGCAACTAATGATTATTTCAATGCCGGGGGTACAGGAGAACCTATCCAGGATTATACCCACAGAGTTGTCGTGGGAGGGCCGGTTGGGCAGTTTTTTGTATGGAAGACCGTGGGTGTAGACGAGAATGGAGGTTGGTTAGTTGAAAACAGAAACGGAGAGACAATACCCATTAAAGATGCGAAGCCGGAAGATCGCCAATTTTATGGAAATGGAATTCCAAAACACATTCTGGGATGGAATCATGCTATCCGTTATAAAAACTTTGACTTAGGTATAACTATGCGTGGTGCTTTTGGGCATGATATACTGAATTTCCAGCGCATGTTTTACGAAAACCCTAAGAACCCAGCCTACAATATGCTTAGTACGGCCTATGATCCTGTTTACGGCCAGCGTCTGAATAACGACCTGGTATATGTAAGTCACTACATCGAAAAAGGAGATTATCTGAAAATAGATAACGTAACGTTTGGATACACACTTCCAAGTAACCTGATCAGTTTTGTAAGGAATGCACGTGTTTATGTTTCCGGGCTAAACCTGATTACCATTACAGGATATAAAGGCGTTGACCCGGAAGGCGTAAGCTACAATGGTTTTGCTCCGGGCAATGATGAGCGGGACAAGTACCCTACTACCCGTACCTATACGGCTGGCCTTAGCATTTCCTTTTAA
- a CDS encoding Gfo/Idh/MocA family protein — MSEKKINIAIVGLGFGAEFIPIYQMHPNATMYAICQRNAEKLHEIGDAFGIEKRYTDYEELLKDPAVDAVHINTPIQNHAEQSLKALRAGKHVACTVPMATTVEECRQIVEAVQETGLTYMMMETVVYSREFLFVKELYEKGELGKLQFLRASHQQEMAGWPGYWEGLPPMHYATHCVGPVLALPRAEAEYVSCFGSGRIDEELIPKYNSPFAIETCHIKFRDSDLAAEVTRSLFNTARQYRESFDVYGSKKSFEWTQIEHEDSIIHTGETPERIKIPDYAHLLPQEIQSFTTAGVYDSDSNQHLSFIQGSGHGGSHPHLVHKFLSALVQGREPYPNARQSANITCVGILAHESAMKGGEIIRLPDFTFSMETADLNSI, encoded by the coding sequence ATGAGCGAAAAGAAAATTAACATTGCTATTGTAGGCCTTGGTTTTGGTGCCGAGTTTATACCTATTTACCAGATGCATCCCAATGCTACGATGTATGCCATATGCCAGCGTAATGCTGAAAAACTTCATGAAATAGGAGATGCTTTCGGCATAGAAAAAAGGTATACCGACTATGAGGAACTACTTAAAGACCCTGCTGTAGATGCGGTGCATATCAACACACCTATACAAAACCATGCTGAGCAGTCGCTAAAGGCGCTTCGAGCTGGTAAGCATGTGGCTTGTACGGTTCCAATGGCAACTACAGTGGAAGAATGCCGGCAAATTGTCGAGGCGGTGCAGGAAACCGGCCTGACTTACATGATGATGGAAACAGTTGTGTATAGCCGGGAATTTCTTTTTGTAAAAGAATTGTATGAGAAAGGAGAGTTAGGGAAATTACAATTTTTGCGTGCTTCCCATCAGCAGGAGATGGCTGGTTGGCCAGGTTATTGGGAAGGATTACCGCCCATGCACTATGCAACCCATTGCGTTGGCCCTGTGCTGGCACTGCCAAGAGCAGAGGCAGAGTATGTTTCCTGTTTCGGATCAGGGAGGATAGACGAGGAGCTTATTCCCAAATACAATTCTCCGTTCGCCATCGAGACATGCCACATCAAGTTCAGGGATTCAGATCTGGCAGCTGAGGTTACCCGCTCTTTGTTCAACACGGCACGTCAGTATCGTGAGAGTTTTGATGTGTATGGTTCAAAAAAATCTTTTGAGTGGACACAGATCGAACATGAAGACAGTATTATACATACAGGAGAAACACCAGAGCGAATAAAGATACCTGATTACGCGCATTTGTTGCCACAGGAGATTCAGTCTTTTACAACGGCAGGAGTATATGATTCCGACAGCAACCAGCATTTGTCTTTTATACAAGGATCTGGCCATGGCGGATCACACCCGCACCTGGTGCACAAGTTTCTTTCTGCTTTAGTACAAGGAAGAGAACCATATCCTAATGCACGGCAATCTGCTAACATCACCTGTGTAGGTATTTTAGCGCATGAGTCCGCAATGAAAGGAGGAGAGATTATCCGCTTACCTGATTTTACTTTTTCAATGGAAACTGCCGATTTGAACAGCATATAG